aaattatttccacCACCTCCACCACCACCAAAGTTGTTAAAGTTGCCACCATCATTGAAGTTTCCCCCACCACCACTGAAATTCCCTCCTCCAAAGTTATCTCCTCTGAAGTTACCACCTGTTGAAAAGATAGACGAGTTAGTTTGAACAAACAGTTTAATAGCTCAAATATAATACCCTTTATAGTAATAGAATGATAGAAGATGATGCTCTAAAAAGGTCATGTCTGCCTTTCAGACTAGTTGCTCCCACTGTCTGAATGTAGACTTGTTTGAAATGCATTTCTGGATTTTTGTCTAGCATTCTATCCTTGTATTCTACAAAAAATGACTAGGGATATCTACTGCTACTCTAGCACATACATACACTTACTCTTCAACCCCCTGGAGTGACTAAAAGTTAATTTATCCTTAAAGTATCActgccaaataaaaaaaaggctttgAGAATATAggaagttattttcaattaaagaagcttttgattattgcacatattctccttgtcaataaaATGAGAGGTGTATAGAGAACACTAAGGACACTATCCATTGATGTAAATATCAAAAGGGTAAAATTATGTATGCAAACCAAATAACTGTAATTACTACCTCCACTACCATGTCCACCACTAAAGTTGTGTCCTCCTCCTGAGCCACCCCACCCCTGGCTATTTCCACTCTCAGGATTGGATCGCAAGAACAGTTCTATGTAACGATGACCTGAAAACAAGGCACAAATGTGAATTATGAGAATCAAAATTATTCCATTTTCTTGAATGTCTGTAAGCACTTATTTCCATATTGTAATGGTGACCATAAACTGTCACTTGTGACCATGTATGTTCACCAAAAGGTGAAAAAGCATAAATATGATGTTACTTTAAAACCTTAGTATCATAATTTTGTCACTACACAGTTCAACTAACAATAAGAAGACAACAATAACCATATTCATAGAGATTATTACTTCGATTATTAGAAGAAGATGAACCTTCCTACCCATTGATGATTTGTTTTTTAGCATAGCTGCTTGTGCATCCTCATGTGTTGCAAAGTCCACATCCACTTGCCCATTGAAAGAACCATTATCATATTCCATCCATACACTGACAGGGTTAAGAGGCATGAAGAATTGTTTAACATCACTCTCCTTGGCAGCATATGGTAGTCCTCGCATGTGAACAGTGTGACCAGTGCTTGACATCATTCCAAAGTTACCACCTCCTCCACCACCCCTTCCATGACGAAATCCACCTCTGCCAGATGATCCTCTGCCACCACGGCCACTTCGACCACCTCCCCCACGTCCACCTCCATATCCATTAAAGTCACCACCATAGCCGCCACCAAAGACTGGACCTCCAAGGTTACCTCTTCCCCTGTATCTGTTTGGTAAGGAacttcttttcatcttttacCTCCCAATATCTATTCATTAGTTGTCCTCATTGTTTACTGTACATTTCTTACAACTTAAAATCtacaaatttggtctgaaatcaatGGACATCCCCAAATTTTTCTTActcaaatttttcttacttctcttaacttttctgcttgaaaatatatcaagattgcaaggagaaattccttttttttggtcACTCCTGCAATTCCTTTGAAATAAGAGATGAGTAATGCTAGTAGTGAATTTGAATGTGTCTAAAACATCAattggtaaatttttttgtggaaatgaaTACTTTTCCTGTATTACATTTGCCTCCGAAAGACAAGAAGAAAGTTCCTGAAAAATCATTCCAAGCAGCCATTGATTGCAGAAGATAACTAATAGATAGCCTGCAAGTGGCTGCCACTAACTTATTAATGGTAATCTCAAAGAGGGAGAGGGGGAATAGGAGATAAATGGCATATTACAAGGATAAGTGGAGAGAGACACCAATTAAATAGCTTGCACTACACAAAAAAGTGGAAAGAATTACTGGAGTCCTCAGGGAATCCCTGAGGCCATACTTCTTGATTTAGTGCAAGAGAACTTTGACTGGCATCATATTATATGGAGCTTTGACTATCTTATAATGTACATTAACAAAAACTGCAACATTTGAGGTTATCAGCATTACCTTCTTTCATTTCCACCTCCACCAAACCGTCCTCTTCCTCCACCAAAACCTCCGGATCGGTCATAGGGTCCAGGTCTGGTTGACATCAAAGGTTTAAGTTTTGGGGCAGAAACGTATTTGATATCTGTTTTTTTGCTCTTAAATATCTCAATGTATCTAAAAAAAGAGTTAAGCATATGTAAATTAGAGCATGTTCATTTGGGTGCAAGGAATACATGAGAAATAATAGTAACTACATGTACACCAACAGATGTAAGCACATGAAAaagaattttccttacaatttaACCAATCATTGTAGGTAAAATTTAACTAGTTAACCAGTCACACAGTGAAAATAGAATGATTTTAGGCTAACTAACAACATctcttttcaaacaatttaaaaatggctGTGTAATGCATTTTTATCGCTGACCCTTTATGATATTTTATTTGAACAGTCAAGTGGCCTTTGATTCACAGCAATAACTAATCTGTTTACATTATAAAGACGGAGATATAAGCAGTTGAAAATTTGTGAACATGCAACTCAGTTCAACCAAAATCATTAGAATATTCAGGAAATAAAAGGCGCTATACTACAAGGCCCAATATCACACAAAACTGATAAAATGCTACATCAAGTATGGATAGTGACCTGTAGCACAATCACCATGTACATTTGAGGTCACTCAAGTAAAATTTCTACTATGCGCTAAAATATTGAATGGATTAAAATATAACTTCGCAGTTAGATGAATAGATGTTTAATTATTAGAtatcacctgaaaaaaaattcctataaATTAAAAGTGAGGTATTCCTGAAAAATAGGGCAAATTTCCCTCAAATATGCATGTAATGCATAACATCTCATTTGCATATATTgatagaaaaagtaaaatatgttTATCGCAATATTCCATTGAATAAGTAAAATCATACCCGCTTGAAGGTATTTGTTTTACCTTGTTTTTGCCGAAATTTCAGTCTAAACTGTTAATTTTTGAGGTAGCAAGGCGAAAATATCATGACTGGGTTTGTGTTGTGGGATTATGTATGCACCCATCCGTTCAAGTACCCCAAAATAAAACTGAGTGaatttgtaaatataaatgaaaGTCTAGTTAAGAGATTAGCTAGTTCAAAGAAAAGTACATCAGCATCAGTACTGAATTGTCAAATAATATGCCATTAAAGCTCAAAAGCAGCTGAGTAATGGGCAGTTTATTATTTCGAAAACAAATTTATTATGCAAAACAATGGATTGAAATTCAGCATTTCATACATACACTTCAACTCATATCTTGGATGCTGCTGAATCTTGACAACTCAAACATTGTAACACGAAAGTTCATTCACCAATGCTACTATTTTGCTGAGTTCTGGGTATCAGACATTGCACAAATGAGTATAACTCGTTTCGAAAACATTCTTGTTGTCTTGCCTTGTGTAATTCAAAGCACAGCAATTGAATTATATGCGCAAAAGGAATCAAACGTGAACCAGTCAGGCCATATTTTGAGCAATCTTGCTTTGGTTTCCTGTTCAAAACCGTACTGGAAGACTTTGTAACCTCCCCTGGTTGTTTGCAGGGTGTTTCCATGAATTTTCAGGGGTTTTAATGAGGAAACCACAAGGTCCAAAGTACGATGATGTCTCATTGCGTTACATTTgatttctcaacaacaaattgaaaacaCACTTCCTGGCCTCTCAAGCGAGAACAAAGTacaatgaaaaacagaaataaaaatggaaatagatatgaacatgattttaaaatgtgttaTTCTGTTGATATGCAATAGTTAAATAGCATTTTGAGGGTAGTTGGGAAATTTTGCTGAAATGGCCTAGTGTTACACAAACGTACATGGTGATTATGCTACAAGTCAGTAAATTCTGAAAGTAGTAACATACAGAAATTAGACTGAGGGAGTTTGAAAATGTGTGCATCACAATTGGATATCCTTAAGTCTGCACCACACATACATGTTTGTAACATtcattacaaaaagaaaaataaccatAAACTTGCTGAAATCAAGCTACAATTTAGAAACactttaaaagaacaaaaattttgaatcacaCTTAAAATTATCCAGAGAGCAAAAGCAGATAATTATGGATTTATCCTGATAACCCTCAACAAAAAGCTGACTGATTAAACATACACAAAATATGGGACTTGAAAAAGTCTTTTGGTCCTCAATAAAGTGTCTGTGGTCTTCAACTTAAAGCATTAACATTACCTAATGTTTGAATCTTGAGTAcccaaaatttaatttcatagcAATAGCATGATTCAAGTTACACACATAGgctaaggtaaaaaaaaaaagacaaacaaaaacaaacaaaaaaaaacaacaacaacaaaaaagaacaacaaaagcaacatgCTATAAGCATAGTTATCAGTCTTGATTTGTGAAATTCCTAAACAACACACACAGAATACAGATCAGAATACCTACCTAACTATGTTTCACAGTGCAATTTGGACAGATATATTTGTTAGAGACAGCCAAATGGTCTACTGTCAGAGAATGCTGTACAGCACTATATCACATTAATGACTCTTGGGtgcaacaaattaaaaaaatcgaCTTTatataaatcaaagaaataaatttgcaCTGTGAAACACATACATGTAATATATAAGTACTGTACaaaaccaaccaaccaaccagAATAACAGTAAATATAGAGTTGTGCCCATGGTCACATTCAGACCCACCGCACCATAACTATCCCCACCTGTGCcctattgtttctttgttttttttcagagcCTGCTGAGCTATATCAGGAGAAGCAAATTCCACAAAAGCATCCCCCGTGGTCTTCCCGTCCTCGTCAAGAGTGATTGTTATCCCATTGGGAACTATCTCCAGCCCTTTGAATTCCAGTAGAGAGCAAAGCATGTAAACCAACAACTATTACATACACCCACTTATTAGTGCAAGGGTTACTACAGGCAACTGGGGAATGATTTTTGATGAAAGCAGACGATGGCAAGCTTTGTTTTATTCAAAGGATggtaaaatacaaaattttgtcaagcAATTCTGATACAAGGATACTCAAACAAACTTGAACAATTCATATATGTGAATATTTAATCCAATATTAATCTCCCTTCCCAAAAGCACTGAGACAGATTACAAAAAATGTCTGCTTCCACCactatattttcaaattgaaaggCATGATAAAAAAAGGGATGTAAAAAGCAAGCTAACTGGACCTTAATTTCAACATGCACATTAGTTTTTCTGAATTATTCTTCCCTGTGTTCATaaagttatatatatataatattcACTGGCTGGTTACTTTTCTGGTTCTGTAGCATGATTATGATGACAAcaacttgcattttttttagaaaacaacaaaatttaatcaTACTATCCCACCACAGTCtactaaaaaattattacaaacttTAGAGCAGAGGGTTCAAATATATATACTACACCTTGCTTGGAATACGAACTAAAAATACTGCTTTGACACAGTGGTCACATTGGGTGTCAAATTCAGTTCAACAACTGATTAAAAATGATTCAGCATGTACATGAAGGGAATTGTTTTCAGAAAATGTTTGGCCATATCAGGTCCTTGAATAGTTAATGGTCGAACATATAATTTGTGGACCCAAACAGTTCTGAAACACACTGCTTAAAATCATTGTTAAAAATTCATTAATGATgtatgaagagaaaaaaatttaaattgcttAAGGTTAGGGTTGGGGTTCATTGCATCAACCTAAAATAATGATAGAAAAccaatttgaaacattttaagttcTCAAGCTCTTTAACAGCATCACAAGAAAACCTAAAATCACATGAAATTGTATTCCTTAACCTTAAAAGCCCTTCATATAATGCTTTTCCTGGTGAATGACATTGTAAAACCATAAAAAATGTTTCCCTCCAGGACGCATTCTATAgacaatcaaaatatttaattaatttgaatttccAGTCACTCTGGCAGACCCTCAGAAACAGGACTAGCTGGTGTGGTAACATTTAGGTACAACCCAATGTGACCACAAGAATGAACAAAACATCATAAGGAATATTAATaactgaagaagaaaagtaTTTATACCTGAAAAGAAGTGGGCAATCTCCTCTTTGGAACAGTTATATGGCAATCCTCTAAGTCGCAAAACAGTTTCATGTCCTTGATCAGGTGGTTGTCCCATTCTCTTGCAGGTGAACTCCATTTCACCATTCTTACACTCAAACACTTCAACATACCTCTTGCCGATAAAGTTGTTACGCTTGCTCAAAGCTCTGTGGAAGGAGGGAAAAAAGTTTCAATCAGATCAAATTTAGTAATTGCTTGTGACAACTCTGCATTTCAAACACATCTAGCACTACAAGTATTTCACACTAATAACTTTCCTGTTCCTTAACATCCAAACTTTGCCAGGAAAAGATCAATTTGGCCAAGGCCAATTACACTGCACAGATCGTGGGTCTCATAGTTATTGGTGCCATACTGAGCTctcttttttcaaatctggtAGAACACTCATTATAAATGAGTTTTCAGAAATTGCATTCATAATTAACCTATGACTTTCATTTTTGGGGGAATAAAAGCGAGGACTTGATGCagcatttcaaaacaaattgacCATTCCATGGCATTTCTTATTGCCAACTATTGTTAGAATAGAATCCCATCAGATAAACCCAATTCAAAAAGTACAGCTTACActattctttctatttttttccccCACTTACTTTTCCATATCTTCAAGAGATACAAGCTCTACAAAACATTCACCACTTGGACGTCCATCAGAACTGTAAGTGAAGTGAATGCCATTCTTTGGGCCATCTCTAATGTTacaccctacaaaaaatatattGGCTTAGTTCTACGCCATCAGCATGAAGGAAAACTAATCCAATTTtacaaatttgattaaattcttGACTTCTTGTAAAAACAGTTGCCTTTGCACAACAGCTTTCCTACCAATTTACAAGCAAAACACTGAATCCTAATAAATTCTCACCTGAAAAAAAGGTTGCAACATCATCTGCAGTTGCTGACCAAGGCAACCCACGGGCACGGACAATAAATTGTTCTCTTGGTTCAGGGTTCATGTTATCTGAATCTCCCTGTGTATCATGACACATGATTTGATGAAACATAAGAAGAATACTCTTCTTTCTTGTTCTAGCATTTATGTAATTTTGCTCCTATCCAATATTACTAGCATATACTTCTCTACAAGATATTACCTGCAATTATTAAACTTCCAATAACACTGTTTCGATTTGGCAATCCATTTCATTTGGGAATGTAATTTTGTTATATGGAATGAACTGTTTCTCAtcattccaaaaaataattgACAACCTCTGCGAAGGCTTGGACATCTGACACATTTGTATAATGTTGACATATGTGTTC
This region of Pocillopora verrucosa isolate sample1 chromosome 3, ASM3666991v2, whole genome shotgun sequence genomic DNA includes:
- the LOC131769626 gene encoding heterogeneous nuclear ribonucleoprotein H3-like, whose protein sequence is MTSLDSQTSEGDSDNMNPEPREQFIVRARGLPWSATADDVATFFSGCNIRDGPKNGIHFTYSSDGRPSGECFVELVSLEDMEKALSKRNNFIGKRYVEVFECKNGEMEFTCKRMGQPPDQGHETVLRLRGLPYNCSKEEIAHFFSGLEIVPNGITITLDEDGKTTGDAFVEFASPDIAQQALKKNKETIGHRYIEIFKSKKTDIKYVSAPKLKPLMSTRPGPYDRSGGFGGGRGRFGGGGNERRYRGRGNLGGPVFGGGYGGDFNGYGGGRGGGGRSGRGGRGSSGRGGFRHGRGGGGGGNFGMMSSTGHTVHMRGLPYAAKESDVKQFFMPLNPVSVWMEYDNGSFNGQVDVDFATHEDAQAAMLKNKSSMGHRYIELFLRSNPESGNSQGWGGSGGGHNFSGGHGSGGGNFRGDNFGGGNFSGGGGNFNDGGNFNNFGGGGGGGNNFNNQGNMGGFGGQGNQNTGFNNQQQQQQGGFGNQMQGGGGGNFGNQGNTFGNTASAGFGSAPSGGNFTSQSNYGQSTNYGASGYGGQMSSAMNTGMNTAMNTGMNTGMNTAMNSAMNTASYATQAAFSNPAQQNTPFNQQQQQQQQQQQQQTAYTDSSAYGASAGGSFFGGMQTQIKQEPQATANPGMVSYPGYQ